A genomic window from Levilactobacillus yonginensis includes:
- the ychF gene encoding redox-regulated ATPase YchF: MSLTAGIVGLPNVGKSTLFNAITKAGAEMANYPFATIDPNVGMVEVPDSRLDRIQELIPAKKVVPTTFEFTDIAGIVKGASKGEGLGNQFLENIRQVDAIVHVVRAFDDDNITHVSGKIDPIDDIETINLELGLSDLEAVNKRLAKVERAAKGSDKEAKAELAVLEKIKPVLEAGGAVRTIDFDEEEMKIVKCLFLLTSKPVLYVANIAEDDMADPEDSKYFGLIKDYAAKEGAEAIAVAAEAEEEIAQLDDDEKQDFLEAEGVEEPGLNRLIRASYTLLGLQTFFTAGGKETRAWTFKKGTKAPQAAGIIHSDFERGFIRAEVMAFDSLDKFESESAVKEAGKLRVEGKDYVMEDGDIVEFRFNV; encoded by the coding sequence ATGTCATTAACTGCAGGGATCGTCGGACTGCCCAACGTCGGTAAGTCCACTTTATTTAACGCGATTACAAAGGCCGGGGCCGAAATGGCGAACTACCCATTCGCAACCATTGACCCGAACGTCGGGATGGTGGAAGTTCCAGATAGCCGGCTCGACCGGATTCAAGAACTGATTCCAGCTAAAAAAGTTGTGCCCACCACGTTTGAATTTACGGATATTGCCGGAATCGTTAAGGGTGCCAGCAAGGGTGAAGGTTTAGGGAACCAATTCCTGGAAAACATTCGCCAGGTGGACGCTATTGTGCACGTTGTGCGGGCATTTGACGACGACAACATCACCCACGTCTCTGGGAAGATCGACCCAATCGATGATATTGAAACCATCAACTTGGAACTCGGTCTCTCCGACCTGGAAGCCGTTAACAAGCGGTTGGCTAAGGTTGAACGGGCAGCTAAGGGGAGTGACAAGGAAGCCAAGGCTGAATTGGCCGTCCTCGAAAAAATTAAGCCAGTGCTCGAAGCCGGCGGTGCCGTTCGGACCATTGACTTCGATGAAGAAGAAATGAAGATCGTTAAGTGCCTCTTCTTATTGACGTCTAAACCAGTCTTGTACGTGGCCAACATTGCCGAAGACGACATGGCGGATCCGGAAGACTCCAAGTACTTTGGCCTCATCAAGGATTACGCTGCTAAGGAAGGCGCCGAAGCAATTGCCGTAGCCGCTGAAGCCGAAGAAGAAATCGCCCAATTGGACGATGACGAGAAGCAAGACTTCTTGGAAGCTGAAGGGGTCGAAGAACCTGGGTTGAACCGGTTGATTCGGGCTTCATACACGCTGTTAGGCCTGCAAACGTTCTTTACGGCTGGTGGTAAGGAAACCCGTGCCTGGACGTTTAAGAAGGGCACTAAGGCCCCTCAAGCAGCCGGGATTATTCACTCCGACTTTGAACGTGGGTTTATCCGTGCTGAAGTAATGGCCTTTGATTCTCTGGATAAATTTGAATCTGAAAGTGCCGTTAAGGAAGCCGGTAAACTCCGGGTCGAAGGGAAAGACTACGTGATGGAAGACGGCGACATCGTCGAATTCCGTTTCAACGTTTAG
- a CDS encoding teichoic acid glycosyl transferase, with protein sequence MKRIGTHLHSKNSQVLGLLTIVGVFIMTFCSYTSPAFYFDTSPDNNAFFTVGKAMMHGIVPYKDIFEQKGPYVYFLHGLAYLVSNRSFLLIFVYEVATLVAAMFLVYKLGQLLKVSQLGALLIALLSPLLFLYHPYYDYGDTVEFFTLPLLISLVYLLVLLDQRGLTVSHWWFFAQGAIVGVVFLSKYTLLGAWIVFYLGLVGGLLAKRQWRQLGRVVGWSAGGFLVTTVPWLIYFLVTGGLRAFINVYILFNTKVYLTSSVAAFSNLVQSMTVVSQFFQNNVLFFLLGVVGTLLVTFQRDVFQHNFTRGLYLLTMLGCDLFALYGYQAGSVYQYYELIYFAGFVLPFVYLGKLFFARVQLPNENEDTFAILATLIISLFLVLGVNNNVTNSKIFPNNASVTEKATTKPQQPAQLVFGHIMRSAHAPLTMLNYGSIDMGFYTASGAVPSTYFFQNYNIPQASAPQILQSQVNLIKQGQVEWVVLNTPAGKTVKQWQGGGGRISSGNLNPGTAKLAKPLNENYREVAQHTQVFEGVSVTYWLYRLR encoded by the coding sequence ATGAAGCGAATAGGGACACACCTGCATAGTAAAAATAGTCAGGTCCTGGGGTTGTTAACGATTGTAGGCGTGTTTATCATGACCTTCTGCTCCTACACCTCCCCAGCGTTTTATTTTGACACGTCACCGGATAACAACGCGTTCTTCACGGTCGGCAAGGCCATGATGCACGGCATCGTTCCCTATAAAGATATTTTTGAACAGAAGGGGCCGTACGTCTACTTTCTCCACGGCTTGGCCTACCTCGTCAGCAATCGCAGTTTCTTGTTGATCTTTGTGTATGAAGTTGCGACGCTGGTGGCCGCCATGTTTTTGGTCTACAAGTTGGGCCAGCTACTCAAGGTCAGCCAACTGGGCGCACTGTTGATTGCGTTGTTATCGCCATTACTATTTTTATATCACCCGTACTACGATTACGGGGATACGGTGGAATTTTTCACGTTGCCGCTATTGATTTCCCTCGTTTACCTGCTAGTTCTGTTGGACCAACGGGGGTTAACGGTCAGTCACTGGTGGTTCTTCGCGCAGGGCGCCATCGTGGGGGTCGTGTTCCTGTCGAAGTATACGTTGCTAGGCGCCTGGATCGTCTTTTATTTGGGCTTGGTGGGTGGCTTGCTGGCGAAGCGCCAGTGGCGGCAATTGGGTCGCGTGGTGGGTTGGAGTGCCGGCGGGTTCCTGGTGACGACCGTGCCGTGGCTGATTTACTTCCTGGTCACGGGTGGGTTGCGTGCGTTCATCAACGTGTATATTCTGTTTAACACCAAGGTTTACCTGACTTCATCAGTCGCCGCGTTTTCTAACCTGGTGCAGTCGATGACGGTGGTTTCTCAATTTTTCCAGAACAACGTCCTGTTCTTCTTACTGGGCGTGGTGGGGACGTTACTGGTGACGTTTCAACGCGACGTGTTTCAGCATAACTTCACACGTGGCCTGTATCTGTTGACAATGTTGGGGTGCGACCTCTTTGCGCTCTATGGATACCAAGCGGGGTCGGTATACCAGTACTATGAACTGATTTACTTTGCGGGCTTCGTCCTACCATTCGTGTACCTGGGCAAGCTATTCTTTGCACGGGTTCAGTTGCCAAATGAAAACGAAGACACGTTCGCAATTTTGGCAACGTTGATCATCAGTTTATTTCTGGTACTGGGTGTGAATAATAACGTGACGAATTCCAAGATATTTCCCAATAACGCGTCCGTTACAGAAAAGGCGACGACCAAGCCGCAACAGCCCGCGCAATTGGTTTTTGGGCACATCATGCGCTCGGCGCACGCTCCGCTGACGATGTTGAACTACGGCTCAATCGATATGGGTTTTTATACAGCATCGGGCGCCGTGCCGTCGACGTATTTCTTTCAGAACTACAACATTCCGCAGGCCTCAGCGCCGCAGATCCTGCAGTCACAGGTTAATTTGATCAAGCAGGGCCAGGTAGAATGGGTCGTGTTGAATACGCCGGCTGGTAAGACAGTGAAACAGTGGCAGGGCGGGGGTGGCCGCATTAGCAGCGGCAATCTGAACCCGGGGACGGCGAAGTTGGCAAAACCACTGAATGAGAATTATCGGGAAGTGGCGCAACACACCCAGGTCTTTGAAGGGGTCAGCGTGACTTACTGGTTGTATCGGCTTCGGTAG
- a CDS encoding IMP dehydrogenase codes for MSNWDTKFAKEGITFDDVLLIPAESHVLPNEVDLSTQLAPNLKLNVPFLSASMDTVTETKMATTMARNGGLGVIHKNMSAQEQAKMVASVKAIENDASEFPQAAVDDNNHLLVAAAVGVTSDTFDRADALLKAGADAIIIDTAHGHSAGVIRKITEIRQQFPDATLIAGNVATGEGTRALFEAGVDVVKVGIGPGSICTTRIVAGVGVPQLTAIYDAAAVARDFGKPIIADGGIKYSGDIVKAIAAGGNAVMFGSMFSGTDEAPGDIIEDGGKKYKTYRGMGSLASMSHGSADRYFQGGVNEANKLVPEGIEARVEYKGSVNDIIFQMVGGLRSGMGYTGSATIQDLINDAQFVRISNAGLIESHPHDVQITKAAPNYK; via the coding sequence ATGTCTAATTGGGACACGAAGTTTGCTAAAGAAGGAATCACTTTTGATGATGTTTTGTTAATACCCGCTGAAAGTCACGTTTTACCAAATGAAGTCGACTTAAGTACCCAATTAGCGCCTAACCTGAAGTTGAACGTTCCATTTCTGAGTGCCTCGATGGACACGGTTACTGAGACTAAGATGGCAACAACCATGGCTCGTAACGGGGGCTTGGGGGTCATCCACAAGAACATGAGCGCTCAGGAACAGGCCAAGATGGTGGCCAGCGTCAAGGCTATCGAAAACGATGCCAGTGAGTTCCCTCAAGCAGCAGTGGATGACAACAATCACCTGCTGGTTGCCGCTGCCGTTGGGGTGACCTCCGACACTTTTGATCGGGCCGACGCTTTACTCAAAGCTGGCGCAGACGCCATCATCATTGATACGGCGCACGGTCACTCTGCTGGGGTGATTCGTAAAATTACTGAAATTCGCCAACAATTCCCAGACGCAACGCTGATTGCCGGCAACGTGGCTACGGGTGAAGGTACCCGGGCCCTGTTTGAAGCCGGTGTTGATGTGGTTAAAGTTGGTATCGGCCCTGGTTCGATCTGCACGACGCGGATCGTTGCCGGTGTTGGGGTGCCACAACTGACGGCGATTTACGATGCCGCAGCCGTTGCCCGTGACTTTGGCAAGCCAATCATCGCTGATGGTGGGATCAAGTATTCCGGGGATATCGTCAAGGCCATTGCGGCTGGCGGTAACGCTGTGATGTTTGGGTCCATGTTCTCCGGGACTGATGAAGCCCCTGGCGACATCATTGAAGATGGCGGTAAGAAATACAAGACGTACCGTGGGATGGGGAGTTTAGCGTCCATGTCGCATGGGTCAGCCGACCGGTACTTCCAGGGTGGCGTCAACGAAGCCAACAAGTTAGTGCCAGAAGGTATTGAAGCTCGCGTGGAATACAAGGGCAGCGTCAATGATATCATCTTCCAAATGGTTGGTGGGTTACGTTCAGGGATGGGCTACACGGGTAGCGCTACGATTCAAGACCTGATCAACGACGCCCAATTCGTCCGGATCTCTAACGCTGGTCTGATCGAATCGCATCCACATGATGTGCAGATCACAAAGGCAGCACCTAACTACAAATAA
- a CDS encoding response regulator transcription factor: MKILVVDDDKEIAQLLEIYIKNEGYEPLTAYDGKEALTKLHTTPDISLMILDIMMPEMSGIEVMKEVRKDSQIPILILSAKTGDMDKIQGLISGADDYVTKPFNPLEVMARVKSLLRRSQDQVTDDAPDVLDIGTLTINKDSHEVKTIAGKTISLTALEFGILYLLASHPNRVFSADEIFERVWRQESIVSAKTVMVHVSHLRDKIEEATNGEKVIQTVWGVGYKIESH; this comes from the coding sequence ATGAAAATTTTAGTTGTCGATGACGATAAAGAAATTGCCCAGTTACTTGAAATCTACATTAAAAACGAAGGTTACGAACCCCTGACCGCTTATGACGGTAAGGAAGCGCTGACCAAATTACACACCACGCCTGATATTTCATTGATGATTTTGGACATTATGATGCCCGAAATGAGTGGGATTGAAGTCATGAAGGAAGTTCGGAAAGACTCCCAAATTCCCATCTTGATTCTCTCTGCTAAGACTGGGGATATGGACAAGATTCAGGGGTTGATTTCTGGTGCCGATGATTATGTAACCAAGCCATTTAACCCATTAGAAGTTATGGCTCGGGTCAAGTCACTGTTACGGCGGAGTCAAGACCAAGTCACTGACGATGCGCCAGACGTTCTGGACATCGGGACGTTGACCATCAACAAAGATTCCCACGAAGTCAAGACGATTGCCGGCAAGACTATTTCCCTGACGGCGCTGGAATTTGGGATTCTCTACCTGCTGGCCAGTCACCCCAACCGGGTCTTCTCAGCCGATGAGATTTTTGAACGCGTTTGGCGTCAGGAAAGCATTGTTTCGGCCAAGACTGTCATGGTCCACGTGAGTCACTTGCGGGATAAGATCGAAGAAGCCACGAACGGCGAAAAGGTTATTCAAACCGTTTGGGGCGTTGGTTACAAGATTGAGTCACACTAA
- a CDS encoding DUF1129 family protein, whose amino-acid sequence MSDNKETPRNAGVHQNRNTVASNERAAFDNVGLTKRNADYMFRFNKALEKTKLTPEKKAAAVQKMVAELVDGQKSGATAKNLYGDVDARVKEVVEGPEREVQVFGGPDYWPNMIYNALSFFMIFNLMFGILYLFSPNLVKESNSPIGISAIIISAIGAGFIMPIMPKLFDPKIKHKYNGWIRLLIVLGGFLIWMVLFFFAQLMPRTINPVLGGWPSLMLAVFSGIGMYWIRRHYKITGGFFG is encoded by the coding sequence ATGAGTGATAACAAAGAAACGCCACGGAATGCGGGCGTGCACCAAAACCGCAATACCGTTGCGTCTAACGAACGGGCAGCCTTTGACAACGTCGGGCTGACCAAGCGGAACGCCGACTACATGTTCCGGTTCAATAAGGCTTTAGAAAAGACCAAGTTGACGCCGGAAAAAAAGGCAGCTGCTGTTCAAAAGATGGTCGCAGAATTAGTTGACGGCCAAAAGAGTGGGGCGACCGCTAAGAACCTGTACGGGGATGTCGATGCGCGGGTCAAGGAAGTCGTTGAAGGGCCTGAACGTGAGGTTCAAGTCTTTGGCGGTCCTGATTACTGGCCAAACATGATTTACAACGCGCTGTCATTCTTCATGATCTTTAACCTGATGTTCGGGATACTCTACCTGTTTAGCCCGAACCTGGTCAAGGAAAGTAACAGTCCAATTGGGATCTCAGCAATCATTATCAGTGCGATTGGTGCCGGATTCATTATGCCAATCATGCCTAAGCTGTTCGATCCAAAGATCAAGCACAAATACAATGGGTGGATTCGCCTGTTGATCGTTTTAGGTGGGTTCTTGATCTGGATGGTGCTGTTCTTCTTCGCACAATTAATGCCACGGACAATCAACCCAGTACTGGGTGGCTGGCCTAGCTTGATGCTGGCGGTGTTCTCTGGTATCGGTATGTACTGGATTCGTCGGCATTACAAGATTACTGGTGGGTTCTTCGGTTAA